The window ATTATAAAAACACCCATCCTACGGAAATATAAACCATAACCAAGTAATATTGATGAAATATTATAAAATCAAGAAGGGACGGATGAGAGAGTTACAGGTATGGTCGTATTTGAAGAGGAATTATAACAAGACAATAAGTAGCTCACTCAATCGAGTAAGCTACTGAGAATTGTCTGTAGTCAATGACAAGAAAGGCTCAGGAAGTCACTACATCCCGACAAAAAAGCTAATCACCAACGCATTAATCAAATCGACAAAGAAACCACACACTAAAGGCACCACAATGAATGCTTGTGGGCTTGCGCCATAGCGGTGAGTCACAGCAGTCATGTTCACAATCGCTGTGGCAGTCGAGCCGAGAGTGATACCTCCGAAGCCAGAACATATCACCACTGAGTCGTAGTTTCTTCCCATCAAGTAATAGACTACGAATATGGTAAATAACAGGGAAAGCAAAATCTGGATACTCATGATCACCGAGATATAGCCAAACAACCCATCAAGATCCCAGATGCGGAGCCCCATCAATGCCATAGTTAAGAACATACCTAAGCAGATGTCAGAGATCATCGCTAAGCCTTTGCGACCTTGAGCTATTTTCTCTTGCGTACGACGCTTCTTAAACAGCGCTCGACCAATGTTCCCGATCAGGATACCGGCGATTAAGCAGCTTACGAATAGCGGAAGTTTTAAGCCCATCGAATCAATGACTTCGCTTAGACTGTAACCAAGCATCAGAGTGAGGTTTAGGATTAACCAAGCCCACAGAACGCCGTAGTGGCTTAGCTCTGTTTTTGTTTCACTCTCTTGATACGCACCGACCGTCACGTCTTCTTCATTCGATGGGCTAATTTTGTGTTTATTAAGTAGGTAGTTGGCAATTGGACCACCAATCACACACGCCGCAATCAAGCCAACCGTGTTTGACGCCACACCGAGCTCTAGCGCGTTCGAAATACCAAACTCTTCAACGAACATTGGAGCCCACGCCAACGTTGTACCTACGCCACCGATTAAGCTGACAGAGCCCGACAATAAGCCCGCTTTAGGATCCATTCCGAAGCCTGAAGCTACCGCCATGCCGACCACGTTTTGCAACACGATAAAAACAGCGGCAAGAAACAGCAGAATGAACAACGGTCGCCCACCCTTTATCAGCGTTTTAATATCCGCTTGGAGTCCGATGCCAGCAAAAAAGTAGAGAAGCAAAAAATCTCTGACATCTAGGCTAAAGGTGATTTGAATTTCAAATAGATAGTAAAGCGCAGCTACGGTCGCTGCACAAACAAAGCCGCCAATAACAGGCTCTGGTAATGAATACTTCCTTAATAATTCCGAACGCTCGATCAAACCTTTACCAATAAACAGTAATGAGATCGCGATAGTAAAGGAGAGCAATGGAGAAACTAGGGTTTCTGTCATGGGGCTATGGATTCCTAATAGTTAGATTATTAATATTGCGTACTATTAATAATCTAGATTCATGCCAAAAAATCAAGCGTTTATCGACGATAAAAACACCTAAGATCGTTCAATCTGCGACGGCATTAATAGAGGAAATGACTATCAAGAAAGGATTAAAGGAACTGATACTAAGAATGGATGCGGATGACGTGGAATCTAGAGGCTCTAAAACGAGAAAACCCCAGCATTTCTGCTAGGGTTTTGAATAGTGGTGGAAGGATGGGGATTTGAACCCCTGATACGCTATAAACGTATACTCGCTTTCCAGGCGAGCGCCTTAAGCCACTCAGCCATCCTTCCACAAATTGTGTGTTGAGCTTGTCACTCAACGAGGCGCTACTTTATTGATTCTGCTTGCTTTGGTCAAGGGGCATTCTCAAAAAAAGTGTCTTTTTCGGCTTGTTCGATTACAAATTAACTCATTAGATCAAAAACAAACCAAATTTTATTCTATCGCTACACTTACGCTTGTTGCTTTTCTTAAGCTTGTTGATAGTAGCCAGGAACTCTAAACCATTTACGGCACATATCTAAGAAGTAACCGTACAACACGCCCATACCACATGAGATTACAGCGTTACTAGTTACAGCCGTGACGATCTGGTCGCTTGAAGCACCAACCGCCAATAAAATACCGGCATACACAGGCGACTGGAACAACACGTAAGCTAAAAGGTCAGATATATTCTTCATCAACGAACTTTGTGAAAGCTTTGCACCATTACGCAAGAACCAATCACGAAAAACACCATAAGGCCAAGCGATAGCAATGTTTACCGGAATAGATAACGTTCGAGAAGCAAGAGATTGCTCAAACGTCATACCTGAAATAAACACTTCTACGATCATGCCAGAGATAAAACAGAAAACTACCATAGCAAATGTATCCGCCGCTGCGTTACGAATACAAAATGGACCACGAGACTTCATTGATACTAAACCTAAAATATATCACTGCCTATTGAGTGAATTAGCAACATATAAACAAGGTGTATCTACACCCTACCAGATAATGTCGCTATTAAATCACAAGATTAGTAGTCATACATTCCAAATTAAAAATCAAGTTGTAAATTAACAACCAAAAACCACTTAAAAAGCAGTTACTTCCACCAATAAATCTTATCAAGGTCAAATAGTAGACAATTCGTTATTAATTTTCTGTAACTAAACAACATCTAAGCCATAGGTATATTTACAGTAATGATATTGATGACATCTTGAGAAGGAGGCTCTCCCAGAGATACCTGTTCTAGTGCCTTATCAACTTGATAGGTAAGTTCAGCATTGTTCATTGGCTTGACATGAACACGCAGACTCTCTAACGCAAATCGAATCAACTCTAGATTATTGTCTTCAAGTGCTACGTAAAGCGTGACCAGGAGTTCTTCTGTATTGTCTTTGTTTCGTAAGTCAGGTTTAGGCAACGAGCAGCTTTGGCTTTTTTCCTCATGAAGATGTGTTTTGGGCACATTTCCGTTATGGCTGTCTAATCCATGTTTTTCTAGACGACCATGACCTTCTCTTTCATGAATGGTTTGATCATGGTTGTTGTCGTGATTAGCACTATCACTTTGTTTATTAGCGCTCTCTTCCTCGTGGAACTGGTAAAGCTTGTTTGAATAACGGAATAACGCGTCATCAAGCTCTCGTTCATCAATGGGTTTCGCAATAATGTAATCCACGCCGGCGCCGAGCATGCGTTCTCGAGTCTCTTTGAAGACATCAGCAGTACAACCTAAGATCAAGACTGATGAAACATCGCCAATCAGAGCGCGAATCGCGGTTGTTGATTCAACACCGTCCATTACAGGCATATGGTTATCCATCAACACCAAATCAAAATGCTCAGCAACGACAGCTTGTATGGCAAGCTCACCGTTTTCCACGCTTTTACACGTGAATCCTTTACTGTTCATGAATGTTTCGATGATGATTGTATTGGTCCGGTTATCCTCCACAATCAGCACTTTCAAGCCAGAGTAATCTAACTTCTTGTGAGGCAAGCTCTCTATCTCTCCAGGCTGACAGGGTTGAATCTTTAGTCGAACATCAAAACTCGTGCCTATCCCTTCTTCACTGGTGACGGTAATACTGCCATCCATAAGTTGGGCGATTTTCTTTACTATCGCCAAGCCAAGACCTGTACCGCCAAAACGTCTTGTTGTCGACGACTCTGCTTGTTCAAAAGGCTTGAAAATACGCTTTTGGGCTTCTTTGGAGATCCCAATGCCAGTATCACGAACACGAATACTGAGGTAGGTCTCACTTCCTTCTACGACTTCTTTGAGATACACCTCAACGAAGCCTCTAGAAGTGAACTTCACAGCGTTGTTCAGAAGATTAAACAAGATTTGGCGCAAGCGTGCTTTGTCCGAGAAGTACCAACGACCAGAAGGCACCTCAGAATACACTTTGAATTGAAGCCCTTTCTCGGAAGACAATGTGTAGTAGACACTGTTAATACTGCCGATGATCGAATCAAGCGGGAATCGAGTTTCATCCAAATCTAACCTGCCCTGCTCTATTTTAGAAAAGTCTAATATCTCATTGAGCAAAGTCATCATATGATCGCCCGAATCATACAAACTCTTAAGATGCTTCTCTTGGTCAGAATTTAGCGGCGTTTTTAGCAAGATCTGAGCGGTGCCCAACACCCCATTCATTGGCGTGCGGATTTCATGTGACAGGGTCGCGAGAAAAGCGGTTTTAGCATTGGTTGATGCTTGAGCTTTGACTTTTTCCGCTTCGAGGTAAATGGTCTTTTCGTTGAAGGTTTTAATCAAGTGGCCGATTTCATCATCACTTGAATAATCAACATCAATGATTTCACCCGCTTTCGAACCATCGACCTTAGCGGCGATGGTCGTTATCGGACTAATCAAATAGCGGTTCAATAAGTAATAGCCGGCCATTACACACAGTAGTAATAGCGGCACAATACCGCCCTCGATACTCATCACTTGGCGAAAAACTTCGTCTGCCACACGTGACTTTGAGTTAACCACATCCACTTGCCAACCAAATTCGCCAAATTGGCTGCTACTGATGTAGATCCCTTCAACGAGATTGAAGTTATGGGAAACCAACACTTGGTTGAGTTTATCTCTCAGCGTAATACCAAGGTTGTACTCTTCTGCATGGTTTTTAATGAAACCCAATAGTTCTTCGAGGGAAAGATCCACAGTCGCAACACCCGCGAAAGTTCCATCGTAATAATAAGGGGAAGAAGCAGTGATCATTCGAACGTGTGTGTACGGGTCGATATACAC of the Vibrio lentus genome contains:
- the gltS gene encoding sodium/glutamate symporter — translated: MTETLVSPLLSFTIAISLLFIGKGLIERSELLRKYSLPEPVIGGFVCAATVAALYYLFEIQITFSLDVRDFLLLYFFAGIGLQADIKTLIKGGRPLFILLFLAAVFIVLQNVVGMAVASGFGMDPKAGLLSGSVSLIGGVGTTLAWAPMFVEEFGISNALELGVASNTVGLIAACVIGGPIANYLLNKHKISPSNEEDVTVGAYQESETKTELSHYGVLWAWLILNLTLMLGYSLSEVIDSMGLKLPLFVSCLIAGILIGNIGRALFKKRRTQEKIAQGRKGLAMISDICLGMFLTMALMGLRIWDLDGLFGYISVIMSIQILLSLLFTIFVVYYLMGRNYDSVVICSGFGGITLGSTATAIVNMTAVTHRYGASPQAFIVVPLVCGFFVDLINALVISFFVGM
- a CDS encoding L-alanine exporter AlaE, which codes for MKSRGPFCIRNAAADTFAMVVFCFISGMIVEVFISGMTFEQSLASRTLSIPVNIAIAWPYGVFRDWFLRNGAKLSQSSLMKNISDLLAYVLFQSPVYAGILLAVGASSDQIVTAVTSNAVISCGMGVLYGYFLDMCRKWFRVPGYYQQA
- a CDS encoding ATP-binding protein, which encodes MQIRSSLKKKSMVALGLYLAMFIAIVGSVTYYVVESPVRAKLQQNLDLRTELLSALITEPLSSSQGFVDSLVGFAQAHRNGKDVIPLFKSMLAASDDTIVSAGIWPEPYVLDSKKLLNSYFFNKADDGTIDQLFSYNNPKNAPYHEEYWYTSVVDKLQGTISWSDVYIDPYTHVRMITASSPYYYDGTFAGVATVDLSLEELLGFIKNHAEEYNLGITLRDKLNQVLVSHNFNLVEGIYISSSQFGEFGWQVDVVNSKSRVADEVFRQVMSIEGGIVPLLLLCVMAGYYLLNRYLISPITTIAAKVDGSKAGEIIDVDYSSDDEIGHLIKTFNEKTIYLEAEKVKAQASTNAKTAFLATLSHEIRTPMNGVLGTAQILLKTPLNSDQEKHLKSLYDSGDHMMTLLNEILDFSKIEQGRLDLDETRFPLDSIIGSINSVYYTLSSEKGLQFKVYSEVPSGRWYFSDKARLRQILFNLLNNAVKFTSRGFVEVYLKEVVEGSETYLSIRVRDTGIGISKEAQKRIFKPFEQAESSTTRRFGGTGLGLAIVKKIAQLMDGSITVTSEEGIGTSFDVRLKIQPCQPGEIESLPHKKLDYSGLKVLIVEDNRTNTIIIETFMNSKGFTCKSVENGELAIQAVVAEHFDLVLMDNHMPVMDGVESTTAIRALIGDVSSVLILGCTADVFKETRERMLGAGVDYIIAKPIDERELDDALFRYSNKLYQFHEEESANKQSDSANHDNNHDQTIHEREGHGRLEKHGLDSHNGNVPKTHLHEEKSQSCSLPKPDLRNKDNTEELLVTLYVALEDNNLELIRFALESLRVHVKPMNNAELTYQVDKALEQVSLGEPPSQDVINIITVNIPMA